One segment of Salvia splendens isolate huo1 chromosome 20, SspV2, whole genome shotgun sequence DNA contains the following:
- the LOC121781602 gene encoding dynamin-related protein 4C-like encodes MVRKGPFKASLMETKSRTSTAEFHQSLSLVSVSRDVVGSSSPTAAPLVSSYNDKIRPLLDAVDRLRNLKIMQEGIQLPTIVVVGDQSSGKSSVLESLAGIRLPRGDGICTRVPLIMSLKNHTSPEPQLFLEFNGKTVETDEENIVNEINFATEEIAGKGKGISNTPLTLVVKKKGVPDLTMIDLPGITRVPVKGQPEDISEQISNIIMNYITPDESIILNVLSAGVDFPTCESIKMSQSVDKTGQRTLAVVTKADKNPEGLLEKIVADDVNIGLGYVCVINRVGDESYEEARDKEERMFQTNPMLARIDKSIVGIPALAARLTSIQANIIVKCLPDIVRKINEKLSGNVEELNKMPKHMSSVGEAMTAFMNTLGCARESLRKVLLRGEFDEYPADDDMHATARLAEMMNKFSEELRSAKTDDGSENFLVDEMKVLEESRSVGLPNFIPKSAFRSLLAKKVKGVSGTPFDCAESMWSYIQNVVVVVLVQHYDNYKQLICCTRRAVQNLIWRKKQYSEEYICDLVEMEKLSDYTCNDEYTALWNKLMEEQARFMERIRDKCKEAKVSRFGDVNVEHLWNENEEVVQAAYDLKMRMVSYWEVVTRRMVDNVVLHLLFSIQKLVNKEMEKEIIDEVMGPQGNGLKRMLEEAPSLSEKRSKLHSSIALLKQSKDIVATMMDNISAQLH; translated from the coding sequence atGGTACGCAAAGGTCCTTTCAAAGCGAGTTTGATGGAAACAAAGTCTCGTACCTCCACAGCCGAATTTCATCAGAGCCTGTCTCTGGTGAGCGTCTCTCGAGATGTTGTCGGATCATCATCACCCACTGCCGCCCCTCTGGTGTCGTCCTACAACGACAAGATCCGGCCACTCCTCGACGCCGTGGACCGCCTCCGCAACCTGAAAATCATGCAGGAGGGCATCCAGCTCCCCACCATCGTCGTCGTCGGCGACCAGTCCTCCGGCAAGTCCAGCGTCCTCGAGTCCCTCGCCGGCATCCGCCTCCCCCGAGGCGACGGCATCTGCACCCGCGTCCCCCTAATCATGAGCTTGAAAAATCACACAAGCCCCGAGCCTCAGCTCTTCCTAGAATTCAACGGCAAAACCGTTGAAACAGATGAAGAAAATATCGTCAATGAGATAAACTTTGCAACTGAAGAGATTGCCGGAAAAGGGAAGGGCATCTCCAACACCCCATTGACGCTCGTAGTCAAGAAGAAAGGCGTCCCCGATCTCACCATGATCGATCTCCCCGGGATAACTAGGGTCCCGGTGAAAGGCCAGCCGGAGGATATCTCTGAACAGATCTCCAACATCATCATGAATTACATAACGCCGGATGAGAGTATCATTTTAAATGTGCTATCAGCCGGCGTCGATTTCCCGACGTGCGAATCGATCAAGATGTCGCAGAGCGTGGACAAGACGGGGCAGAGGACCCTCGCCGTCGTGACAAAAGCTGATAAAAATCCGGAGGGGCTGCTGGAGAAGATCGTGGCAGACGACGTCAACATCGGCCTTGGATACGTCTGCGTCATCAACCGCGTCGGCGACGAGTCCTACGAAGAAGCCCGGGATAAAGAGGAGAGGATGTTTCAAACAAATCCCATGCTTGCCAGAATTGACAAGTCAATTGTTGGAATTCCGGCTTTGGCTGCACGGCTGACATCGATTCAGGCCAACATTATCGTCAAATGCTTGCCTGACATAGTGCGCAAAATCAACGAGAAGCTCTCTGGCAATGTGGAGGAACTGAACAAAATGCCTAAGCACATGAGCTCAGTAGGTGAGGCGATGACGGCGTTCATGAACACTCTAGGTTGTGCGAGGGAATCCCTGAGGAAGGTTCTGTTGCGGGGAGAGTTTGATGAGTATCCTGCTGATGATGATATGCACGCTACCGCTCGATTAGCGGAGATGATGAATAAGTTCTCGGAGGAGCTCCGGTCTGCGAAAACCGACGACGGGAGTGAGAATTTTCTGGTTGATGAAATGAAAGTGTTGGAGGAAAGCCGGTCAGTGGGGTTGCCGAATTTCATCCCTAAATCGGCTTTCCGAAGTTTGTTGGCGAAGAAGGTGAAGGGGGTGTCGGGTACGCCGTTTGATTGTGCGGAGAGTATGTGGAGTTATATACAGAATGTAGTTGTCGTAGTTCTGGTGCAGCACTATGACAACTACAAGCAGCTGATATGCTGCACGAGGCGGGCCGTGCAGAATCTGATATGGAGGAAGAAGCAGTATTCGGAGGAGTACATATGCGAtctggtggagatggagaagcTATCGGATTACACATGCAATGATGAGTACACGGCCTTGTGGAACAAGCTGATGGAGGAGCAGGCCAGGTTTATGGAGAGGATTCGCGACAAGTGTAAGGAGGCGAAGGTGAGCAGGTTCGGGGATGTTAATGTTGAGCATCTCTGGAATGAGAATGAGGAGGTGGTTCAGGCAGCGTATGATCTGAAGATGAGGATGGTGTCGTACTGGGAGGTGGTGACGCGGAGAATGGTTGATAATGTGGTGTTGCACTTGCTGTTTAGTATACAGAAGCTTGTGAATaaggagatggagaaggagatAATCGATGAGGTGATGGGGCCGCAAGGGAATGGGCTCAAAAGGATGTTGGAGGAGGCGCCGTCACTGTCGGAGAAGAGGAGCAAGTTGCATAGCAGCATTGCCTTGCTCAAGCAGAGTAAGGATATTGTGGCAACCATGATGGATAACATTTCTGCCCAACTTCACTAG